The Candidatus Hydrogenedentota bacterium DNA segment CCAGGAGTTCCGCTTGAAATGCGAAAAGCGCATTGGGAAACCTGGGCCCCACTTCCTCGACAACGGTTCCCGCCAAATGGCCGACCACCAAAACATTTGGGGCGCTGCCCAGCGACTCGAGCGATTCCATAAGGTGGCAAACGGCGGGCTTCCCAGCAACCGGGAAACACACTTTCGGCGTCTTGGGAGACTGCATTCGCCGTCCCTTGCCCGCACATAAGATGATGGAAGCTAACCTTCCTGGTTTACCGCGTTGTGGCACAAGAACCCTCCCCTTGCCGCACCATCAGCGTTTCAGTAGTACGCGATGTCTTTTCCGCTCATGTCAGAGAGTATACGAAATCTGAAGCAGCATATACTAACCTCTACCCTCGTACATTATGCCAGGAACTCTGTAAGTTCAGGCACATAAGTTTAGGCGCCGCCTTGATTTGTCGCGTTTTCACGGATACTATTAGGCCTGATGTCTCAAGAAGACCACACAATAGGCAGGAAGGGGGATGCTGTTGCGGGGGCGGCTGCGGGACCCAGCCAACGCCCCTTGGTAGCTGTCCTTATCCTCAACTGGGAAATCTGGCGCAATACCCTCGAATGCCTCCGTTCCCTGGAGGGCATTACCTACCCTAAACAAAACGTGGGCATTTTCGTAATAGACAACGGTTCACAAAATGATTCGGTGTCCGTGCTGCGCAACCAACTCAACGCCATGCGAACTCAAGGATGGCGCGACCTGGCCTTGGTGGAAAACTCCGAAAACATCGGATTCGCCCGCGGGAACAATGCCGGGTACACACGGATCCCGCCTGAGTATGAGCTTGTCTATCTCTCGAATGATGACATCGTATTCTATGAAGATTGCCTGGAGCACGTGGCGGAAGCATTCGCTCGATACGAGAGCGCCGGAGTCGTCGGGGCGAAGGTACTGACGTACGATGCGCCTCATGTGCTTTCGCACGGAGCCGGATACGTGCGCCCTCTATTGTTAGGGACTCGCTCCGAGAATACCGAGACCCCCACCTATTGCCACTTCGTAACGGGGTGCGCTCTCTGTATCCGGCGGTCTGTAGTGGAACAACTCGGAACGTTCTTCGACCCGGCTTTCATCGCGTATTGGGAAGACACCGACCTTTGCGCGCGTGTGCGCGCGGCAGGCTATGGCATTCTATACTGTCCTGAAGCGCGCGTTTTACACAAGGTTTCGACGTCGACAGGCGGGATCGAGGGTCTCATCTCGCCAGTCCGCGCATACCGCATCATGCACGGCAAGACACTATACGCCAGAAAGCATCTGTCTTTGCTGTCACGGGGGCTCTTCTATGCCCTGTTTGCCGTGCGCTTTCCCTGGTTCGTCCTGCGCACCACGGTCTTGGGAGGCCGCGGTGCCCCGGTTCTGTGGGGCGCATATCTCAGGGGGGTCCGGGACGGGGTGTCGACCCGGCTTGATGAGTGAACTGTGCCGGTTTCGGGAGGGAGGAGGCATACGATTCTAAGCTGGTTTGGACAGAGGACTGTCGAGGCGCTTGCCCTATTGCGTACGCGAACCGCACGGCAGGCGTTTCTCATTGCCGCCGTAAATTTCGCTTCCGCTATCTTGCGCTTCGTTGTTACGATTCTTATGGCAAAGATCCTGTCGCCGGAAGGGTGGGGGAACGTTGCCGTATTCATTGCCCTGATGGACGTGATATCGATCCTGTGCGACAGCGGCGTCAATGCCACGCTGGTGCGCTTTGTCGCCGCCGAAGCCGATTCGCGCGCAACGACAATCTTCGGCCGCTGCTTCTCGATCAAGAGCGCGAATGCAGCGACGCTTGTTCTTGTCCTTTGGGTGCTGAGACGGCCGATTCTTGAGAACCAGCAGTTTCCACAAGAGCTTCACTGGCTCTACCCCGTCGCCATCGCAGCAGGGGTGCTTCTTTCATTTCACAGTCTCGCGTTGTCAATGTTCCAGGCCAAACAGGAATTCGGCCGCTACAGCTTCACTTATTTGTCTGTTAATACGGTTCGGATGCTTGGTCTGGGGACGTTGCTCATGCTCGGGACTCTGACCCTGCCGGCGGTAACGGCGTCGTTCTTTTCCGCGCCGGCTGCGGCCTTTGCCTTGGCCCTGCCGCTGTTGTTCCTGACCCTGCGGCGCAGCGCCGCGCTTCCTCGCCCCGCCGTGAGTCTTAGCGCGATGCTCCTCTTCATGGCGCCGCTCGCCCTCATGAACGCAATCACGATCGGTAACATGCGCGTCAGCAATTTCATGCTTAAAACGTTGGCTTCTCCGGAAGCCGTCGCCAATTATGAATTGGCTTACCAGATTGGGTTTGTTTTCCCCTTGCTGACAAGCGCGCTGTTCACGGTCCTGTTGCCCAGGGTGTCGGCAATGCAATCGCGCGATGAACTGCGGAGCTACCGCGCACGCCTTCTACGGATGTATCCCATCGTTCTCGGTATGACTCTTGCCGGGGTCCTGATAGGGCCGTGGTTCATTGCCGTAGTGTTTGGCGCGAAATACGCCGCCTCGCTGGCCATTGTTCGACTGCTCATCATAGGTTTCGGCATCCACATCATAACGCAGCCCATGAGCCTGGTTTTTTATGCCGCATCGCGTCCCGCCTATCTGACTGCGATCTATTCAGCGCAGTTTGCGGTAATCATCGTCCTCAATTATTTCTTCATACCCAGATGGGGAGGAATGGGCGCCGCGCTGACCGTCCTTATCGCGACTTTGCTCGCGGTATTTGCTATTATCACGCTTTCGGGATGGGTGATTCGGAACCTGCCGCGAGACCACAGGGCGGCTGATTGATGAAAACCGTGCACCCCTCAATGACAAATACAAACGACAAGCCGGCTTCCCCGCAAACCAGTTACTTCGCCAATACGAGGACGGAAATGGCGGAGTTCGTGCCGGAGTGGTCCAAGACCATATTGGAGTGCGGATGTGGGGAAGGTGTTTTTGGCGCCTTGATCAAAGGCAAGCACGACGCCGAAGTCTGGGGCATTGAGATCAATCCCGCGGCTGCGGAACGCGCGCGTAAGGCACTCGATAAGGTCATCGAGGGAGATATCGGCCTGCAAATCGAAAACGTGCCCGACGGGTACTTCGACTGCATCGTATTCAATGATGTCCTCGAACATCTTTTGGACCCGTGGGCCGTGCTTACAACGGCTAGACAAAAGCTCTCTCAAAACGGAGTCCTGGTCTGTTCTATTCCCAACATCCGTTTCTTTAGACTATTCCGCGACTATGTTCTTCGGGGAGAGTGGCATTATGAGGACGTCGGGGTCTGCGACCGAACCCACCTCCACTGCTTCACCGCAAAGAGCATCCGTGCGATGTTTGGCGGCGTGGGATACGATATCGTATCACTTGCCGGGATCAACGGTATCACGACTTGGAAATTCGGGCTTCTGAACGCCCTGACATTTGGGTGGCTCGCGGATACGCGGTATCCGCAATTTGCATGCGTGGCGAAACCAAAATGAGCGGCGCGAGCACCCTCCAAGAAGCAGGCGCGGCGATCATGGGAGGGGAGGAATCCGCCCGCAAAACCGGCACGTCGCGGTTGTTTCCGCCAGTTCTACTGGGAACGCTGGTGGCGGTATATGCCCTTTACGACCATATCTCTTACTACTTCCCGCCGTCACAAGCCGCGGCTTTTGCATATTCGCTGTGCGCCCTCATTGTCTTCCTGGCAATTCTCAATGTGCGCTGGGGTCTTTACGCCTTCCTGGTATGCCTGGTATTCGCCGACGAGATTTCGCGAAATCTGTGGGAATACACCGGAGATTCGGGCGTGACCAGCATCCTCACGGTCTCGCTGGGCGGGGTGGCAGTAGCAAACCTGGCTGCCCTTGCCATTATTGCGGTCGCGCTCGTTGCTGCGGCCCTGCGTTTTGCGGAACGTCCCCATCCCCCTGCGCTCCATCTTTCTGATTGGGCCATTGTTGCCATCGCCGGGCTGTTTGCGTTTGCCACAGCCCATGGCATCAGGAACGCTCTGGCGAATCCCCGGCTTGCCGCAAACCACCTCAACCTGCCCATAATGCTCGCCGGGATGTACTTCGTAGTCCGGTTTTTTTTCAGGGAAGAAGACAACCTCTTCCAGCTCTGGCGAGTTCTGATACTAGCCACAAGCGCCAAGATTATCGGATGGACGGGTCTCGCTCTTATGGGCAAAGGCTCTATGTTTGGAACGACCCTCCGCGTCGGATTTGGAGCGGTATGGACCCTTTTTGTGTTCGTGCTTCTGATCGGAGTGGTCCTTGTTACCCATGGGCGCGGCGTCACGGCGATCACGGACCGCGTTATCGCCGCGGCACTGATTCTGATGGCAGGAGCCCTCCTTCTTATATCCGCGGGCCGTATGCTTTGGCTTCTGACAGCGTTCGGATTCCTCATGCTGGTTATTCTGGACCGTCTACGAACTAAGGTAATCGTGCTGGCCTTTAGCGCCCTCTGCGCAACTGCGATCGTCTATGTGGTAGCCCTTTGGGGCGAGTCAATGTTCGAAACCATCGGGTCAATGGCAGGCACGCTGAAGATCTGGGAGGCGCACAGCGTGACCGCGTCTCTATCGACCATGGCGCGCGTTTACGAGTTCCGAAACATCCATTCACAGCTTCTCGAGCACAACAACCTTCTCCTGGGCGATGGTCCCGGAAGCACGTTCAGCGATCAGTACCACCCATACCCGTTCGGACTGAGCGAAAACGATTACTCCGTCGCGGAACAGGAATCGCGGCAGTTTCGCAACTCCCATTCGCTGGTGACGCAACTTATCCTGCAAGTGGGATACCTGGGCCTGCTTGTGTATGTGCTCTGTTTCGCGCTCATCTATGCCGCGCTGTATGCCGCCTATCGCCATATGAGGCATCCACGTCTCAGGCTTATAGCCTTAAGCCTGCTCTGTTTTCTCCCGAGCATGGTCTACATGTCGTGGAATTCAAAATCCAATATGCTCCTCGGAATTGTCGTGGGCGGTACGGGGCTTCTCATTCAAAATGCCCACGCGAACTCTCCCAACACCGGATCAGAAGAACGGCCTCATGCTCAAACCTGACATATACACGCCACTTGTGCTGGCCCTAGCCGTCGTCGCCTCCGGATGCGGCGTTGACCAAGAGACCTTGGGCACGCCTACGCGTTACATGGATCCATCCATCCCGTGTGAGGAGCTCTCGCTGTTTCATGATGCTGACTTTGAAACAGAACGAGGGGGCACTTCAGCGCACTGGGCGCCGCGCACGGGCCACGAACAGCAGGTATCGGTTACAGCCAGCGAAGTATATTCAGGGAAGTTCGCCCTGAGTATCGCTCCCGGTCCTGAATGGTATTTTGTCAAGCAATCCGTGAGAGTGGATCCCGCGGTGGTTGCCGGAAGAGTTCTCACTGCGACAGTCATGGTTAAAGCGGAAAGCGCCCCCAACGTCACGGTGAATCTGGCGTTGGGAGACGTGTATCAATACATTTCTCCCCGTCATCCCAGCGATGGCAATTGGCACAAAATGAAGGTTTCGTGTCTCGTCCCCGAGTGGTGGACCAATTCGGAAATCACTTTGACACTGACCACCGGCGGAGCGCCGCTCAAGCCGGTTTATTTTGATGACGTGCGCTTGTACGTCAAGTGATGGGGCTGTGTAACCTGCTTATGTCGGCTGTTTTATTGGAGATATTCCAACACCCAGAAATGAAAAGGAATTTCGTGCACACGCGCGGCGAGCTTTAGAGCTGCCTCAGGGACCTTGTAGTCATACTCGACGATTATGAAGCGAATGTGGTGCCTCTCGATCTGTTCCGTCAAT contains these protein-coding regions:
- a CDS encoding glycosyltransferase family 2 protein translates to MSQEDHTIGRKGDAVAGAAAGPSQRPLVAVLILNWEIWRNTLECLRSLEGITYPKQNVGIFVIDNGSQNDSVSVLRNQLNAMRTQGWRDLALVENSENIGFARGNNAGYTRIPPEYELVYLSNDDIVFYEDCLEHVAEAFARYESAGVVGAKVLTYDAPHVLSHGAGYVRPLLLGTRSENTETPTYCHFVTGCALCIRRSVVEQLGTFFDPAFIAYWEDTDLCARVRAAGYGILYCPEARVLHKVSTSTGGIEGLISPVRAYRIMHGKTLYARKHLSLLSRGLFYALFAVRFPWFVLRTTVLGGRGAPVLWGAYLRGVRDGVSTRLDE
- a CDS encoding oligosaccharide flippase family protein, whose protein sequence is MRTRTARQAFLIAAVNFASAILRFVVTILMAKILSPEGWGNVAVFIALMDVISILCDSGVNATLVRFVAAEADSRATTIFGRCFSIKSANAATLVLVLWVLRRPILENQQFPQELHWLYPVAIAAGVLLSFHSLALSMFQAKQEFGRYSFTYLSVNTVRMLGLGTLLMLGTLTLPAVTASFFSAPAAAFALALPLLFLTLRRSAALPRPAVSLSAMLLFMAPLALMNAITIGNMRVSNFMLKTLASPEAVANYELAYQIGFVFPLLTSALFTVLLPRVSAMQSRDELRSYRARLLRMYPIVLGMTLAGVLIGPWFIAVVFGAKYAASLAIVRLLIIGFGIHIITQPMSLVFYAASRPAYLTAIYSAQFAVIIVLNYFFIPRWGGMGAALTVLIATLLAVFAIITLSGWVIRNLPRDHRAAD
- a CDS encoding class I SAM-dependent methyltransferase, with amino-acid sequence MKTVHPSMTNTNDKPASPQTSYFANTRTEMAEFVPEWSKTILECGCGEGVFGALIKGKHDAEVWGIEINPAAAERARKALDKVIEGDIGLQIENVPDGYFDCIVFNDVLEHLLDPWAVLTTARQKLSQNGVLVCSIPNIRFFRLFRDYVLRGEWHYEDVGVCDRTHLHCFTAKSIRAMFGGVGYDIVSLAGINGITTWKFGLLNALTFGWLADTRYPQFACVAKPK
- a CDS encoding O-antigen ligase family protein yields the protein MSGASTLQEAGAAIMGGEESARKTGTSRLFPPVLLGTLVAVYALYDHISYYFPPSQAAAFAYSLCALIVFLAILNVRWGLYAFLVCLVFADEISRNLWEYTGDSGVTSILTVSLGGVAVANLAALAIIAVALVAAALRFAERPHPPALHLSDWAIVAIAGLFAFATAHGIRNALANPRLAANHLNLPIMLAGMYFVVRFFFREEDNLFQLWRVLILATSAKIIGWTGLALMGKGSMFGTTLRVGFGAVWTLFVFVLLIGVVLVTHGRGVTAITDRVIAAALILMAGALLLISAGRMLWLLTAFGFLMLVILDRLRTKVIVLAFSALCATAIVYVVALWGESMFETIGSMAGTLKIWEAHSVTASLSTMARVYEFRNIHSQLLEHNNLLLGDGPGSTFSDQYHPYPFGLSENDYSVAEQESRQFRNSHSLVTQLILQVGYLGLLVYVLCFALIYAALYAAYRHMRHPRLRLIALSLLCFLPSMVYMSWNSKSNMLLGIVVGGTGLLIQNAHANSPNTGSEERPHAQT